DNA from Burkholderiales bacterium:
TCGGATGGACATTGATGCCGCGCTTGAACAGGGCGTCCGCGAGACGCAGCGCGAGCAGCGATGCCCCGGTGACGACCGGCACCACCGCGCTCTCGCTGGTGCCGGTGTCGAGACCGGCTTCGCGCGCGAGCTTGACGAAGAGCGCGATGCGGCTTCTCAACTGGGTGACGCGCTCGGGCTCGCGCCGCATGATGCGCACCGCCGCGAGCGCGGCGGCGGTGTCCGGCGGCGAGAGGCCGACGCTGTAGACGAAACCGCCGGCGGTGTACTTCAGCCCCTTGATGAGCGCCGCGCTCCCCGCGATATAGCCGCCGCTCGCCGAGAAGGTCTTGGAGAGCGTGCCCATCCAGATGTCGACGTCGGTCGGATCGAGGCCGAAGTGCTCGCGTATGCCGCCGCCGCGCGCGCCGAGCACGCCGATCGAATGCGCTTCGTCGACCATCAGCAGCGCGCGGTGCTTGCGGCGGATCGCGACGATGCGGGGCAGGTCGGGCACGTCGCCGTCCATGCTGTAAGCGCCTTCCACCACGATCAGCGCGCGCCTGAATCGTCCGCGGTGATCGCTCAGGATCTTGTCGAGGACGTCGAAATCGTTATGGGGAAAGACGAAGCGCTTGGCGCCGGACATCACGCCGCCGAGGCGTGCGCTGTTGTGGATGAGCTCGTCGTGGACGATGAGATCGCGGCCGTCGAAGAGATGGCCGATGGTCGACACATTGGTGCCGTAACCGCTGACGAAGACCAGGCTGTCCTCGGTGCCGATGAGATCCGCGATCTCGCGCTCGAGCTCGCCGTGCAGCGGGATCTCGCCCGACGCGAAGCGGCTCGCCGACACCGTGGTGCCGTAGCGGTCGATCGCGGCTTTCGCGGCGGCGGAGACTTCCGGGTGCCCCGCAAGACCGAGATAGTTGTATCCGGAGTAATTGATGTACTCGCGGCCGTCGATCGTGAGCGTGCTGCTGCTCACGCCTTCGTGGGGACGGAAATAAAGATTGGCGATACCGAGCCTGTCGAGCTCGGCGAGCTGGGCATTCACCAGCACGTGCGGCGGCAGGCGCTCGAAATCGAGCGGCTGTGCCTGATCGGGATCGACCGTGGCGGCGGGTGCGGTCGGCATGGGCTGCGTCGTCATTGCGGGCGAGTATAGAACAGCATTCCAGTATG
Protein-coding regions in this window:
- a CDS encoding aminotransferase class I/II-fold pyridoxal phosphate-dependent enzyme, with the protein product MPTAPAATVDPDQAQPLDFERLPPHVLVNAQLAELDRLGIANLYFRPHEGVSSSTLTIDGREYINYSGYNYLGLAGHPEVSAAAKAAIDRYGTTVSASRFASGEIPLHGELEREIADLIGTEDSLVFVSGYGTNVSTIGHLFDGRDLIVHDELIHNSARLGGVMSGAKRFVFPHNDFDVLDKILSDHRGRFRRALIVVEGAYSMDGDVPDLPRIVAIRRKHRALLMVDEAHSIGVLGARGGGIREHFGLDPTDVDIWMGTLSKTFSASGGYIAGSAALIKGLKYTAGGFVYSVGLSPPDTAAALAAVRIMRREPERVTQLRSRIALFVKLAREAGLDTGTSESAVVPVVTGASLLALRLADALFKRGINVHPILYPAVPDASARLRFFLTASHTEAQIAATIAHIVAALAELREPLESPVFASAAR